The region ATTATCAGTTTCGCAGAGAAGAGGAACAATTTCCTTATACCGAAAAATGATTGCCATTTGATGGACGTTTCTAGCTGTCGCCCAATAACTCTTTTCTGTAAATTATCAAAGGTAATTGCCAAAAGAATCGCAATATTCTTAGCTAAATTAAGTCACTCTGAACAAACTGGTTTTGTAAAAGGAAAATATATTGGTCAGAATATAAGATTATTAAATGACATAATGGAATACTCGAAATTTGTGAAGCTTCCAcgaatattaattttcttttagtgGATTTTGAGAAACCTGTTGACTCAATTGAATGGAACTTTATATCAAAAGCTTTGGAACTGTTTCATTTTGGTCCTGTTCTCAGAAAACGGTTCTCGGTTTTATACAATGACGTGGGAGTCTGCGGCAATGAATGACGGTTTCTTGTCTCAAGAGGAGTACGACAGGCTTGTGTACTAAGCCTCCTCTTGTTTATTCTGTCGGTAGaaatatacaccttattccaaaatggcaggcatttaaatattcttctgtttttattcaaattagcccttgatgcctcgttcttaagcttaacattcaaaagaatattttgtcttcaatgaggcatcaagggctaatttgaataaaaacaaaagaatatctaaatggtggccattttggaataatgtACATTAGCATGTAAAATTCGTCAAGATCCAATTTGCAAAGGGATCGACCTTCCAAATCAACAGGAAGCTAAAATTTCTCAATTTGCTAGGGATGCTAACTCTCTTAATTGTCTTCTTcataacattgaaatgtttggtAATATCTCAGGTCTTAAAATTGAATtgtacaaaaactaaagcaATTCCAAGATCCTGAACTTCTCCTGTACCAAGGATCCAACAAAATCGCCTGGAGCATATCTCTCTTACAACGAGGATAAaaataatgaagaaaaaaattgaaactgtGGTTGACGCGAGACCTTACACTTTATGGCAAAACTTTGCTTGCAAAAACAATAGGTGTTTCCTAGTTAATATACAAAGCATCCATGCTCACCATTCCAGAATCGGTAATTAAGAACACACAAACCCATCTATTTTCTTTCTTGTGGAAAAGCAAGAagcatagaccttattcataaatggcggtcacattaataattcttttgtccacgtgcaaataccaaagcctaccaagcctcattttagagcaagaattcttttcaattcactgtatggtatcgaggcttggtaggctaatttgcacttcgacaaagaatgaaaattggccgccatttatgaatacggtctttAGAGTGAAaaggccaacctcgttcccagggtctctcttctctgcctcctttggtCGTTGGAAGAaagaccctggttgcggctggtcacgtgaccacccAGAATCTGGGTGGTAAAAAAATCTGCTGGAAGGGTGGGGTAAGAGGGTTTTGATTGTCACAGTGACAAATTTACTAAGGCAGGGAGAGAGCGGTATGTCGCTTGACTCAGTAGTTTTCGCGCTAAAGTCATGTTTCAAAACCAAAcacccaaattttttttttactttgctgACTCAAGTTTATGTAGGGTTTGTGCAACTGTTTGTGACAGAGATCACAGTAATAACCTGTTCAGTGAAAGGAACTGCGGTCTTCTCGCCGTGGCCGAAACGTTGCAGGGAAAGTCATTGCCTCGAGGAGATTTTCCACACTTGGTCTGTAGGCCATGCTCTAGGAGACTAAACAACACCAAGCTTCTCCAGATCCACGAGAAAATAAATGTGGTAAATATAGATAGCTCTGGGATGAACAactaattttgttatttatgctATGTGTCATAAATTGTGAAAAGAATAAAGCATTGTGGTTAATTTGAAATAAGCTTAAATTTAAACGAACGGCTGGCTATGCCAACATTTCATCTAGACTATAAACTTTAAAAACGTTACTGAAATTTGCTCACCATTCAAGGATGCAGTGAGCTTCATCTACTACGACTGCTTTGATGGCTGATAAATAAACACTGCTTTGTAGAACTTCCAGTCTATtattaaaagataaaaaagcCTCCGGGAGACAAAAAACAATCTCGTATCCGGCCTTGGTGATACTTTCACGAGCTCCTTCCCACTGGGAAATAACCGGCGAATCAGCGTCGATTCCTTTCTTTACTCCGAGCACCGCTGTTTCCACACCTCTCGCTCTCAATTTAGAAATTTGATCATACATCAAAGCGTTCAAAGGTGAAACAGCTAAAACTACAGACTTTGTTACCGACGTGGTTGCTCGTGTTTTCTCTCTTTCCCTCAACAATCGAGGCAGAACTTGGAAAACTAAGGATTTCCCGTACCCGGTAGGAAGAACAGCAACTAAATCTttctttaaatataaactttccaGGCAAATgacttgtttcactttcaaaattatATCGTCATAGCCAGCCGAAAGTAGCACCTTCTGAACACATATCAGAAACGCGAGAGCCATTTTGAAACCAACAATTGTTCAACTTCACCTTCCCCCGGATGGTATTTTATCGTCCTCTCGACCAAATGTACTTGAGTACCCACCCACCTTGCGGTTTTGGAAGGAtagatggtcacgtgaccagccacaaccagggtctctcttccaacgaccaagggaggcagagaGGAGAGAccgtgggaacgaggttgtgaaaAGGCAGGTGATCTACCAGACACTCTTAGAAGGTAGTCCCAACTTTCCTAACTTTAGGACCATGATCCTCTCATTGCGTTTAGCTTGGCTAAGTAGACTGTTAAGTGGAACAACGGATACATGGAAGGCTATTCCAAACTACTATTTCAATAAACATAGAGGTCTGGCATTtctttttaattgtaattacaatgttgcaaaaattgcgcaaaGTCTGCCCCGCTTTTATCGAGAGTTCCTAGAATATTTTAACGATGTGAGAAAAAATAGTCTTAATGCAGCGTAGAAATAGTAAATTTATCCTGTGGAATAATCAAAATATTACAATTGATGGCAATttagtgttttggaaatcatgGTTCAACAGTAATATAAAATTTATTCATGATCTTATAAATTCGGAAGGGAATTTAATTCTCTTGATGAATTTCAAAGAAAGTTCAACCTCAAGGTTAATTTTTTGTAGCATTTTCAACTATTACCTGCAATTCCTATAGATCTCAAAAAACAAGCTTTTGAATCTTCACATGCAGATTTGCGTCGTGATTCTATTCTCTTTTTTCTCCTACTCTAAAAATCTTAGAGGACGTAAGTTTAGATTTCATGAAATTACGTTATAAAAACTATTATAAACTAATAACTGAGAAATCTACAGCTGTCCTAACTTCTATTTAGACTTGGGAGAAGCATTTTCTGTGATTTCAGAAAATTGGAAAAGGGGGTTTAGCTACACTTATGCCGCTTCTAAAGATAATAAATTAAGACAGTTTTCCCTTAAGTTTTTGCATAGAATAATTACCGTAACGACTCgaaaagagttgaaaacaatttcactTGTCTGATGATGGTCTCTGTCCTCGATGTTCTAATCGATTCCATCGAGCACACTTTCATTGATTATCCTGATTCCACTTCTTTCTTCAACTGGGTTGTTCTGAATGGCATACACAATACAAAGATAGATCTCACTAGCAATCAGCTTGTTTGTTATATGTTCTTGGAGAACCTCCTTGCTTTCAACTTCACTATTCCCCCAAAATGCAGAACAGGCTTACTTCTTCTAAatcagaaaaaacaaaattcggTGTAAAATATTGGAAAAGAATTTGGATCTTAATGATTTTATTACCAAGATTTATTTGCAATGGAAATTAGAAAATTGTGCCATCCAGTAACCCCTCTATAGCTATTTAGTAGAAGGTATTGAGAAAATGTCAAGGTAATAGAATGTATTAACTAAACTCTTCCTTCTTCTATTATTTATGAACTACCTTCTTTGTTTGcatattttatttgatttatgttctataaaataaaataaaataaaataaaaaaatcatcaattaatatctttgaaaaatgcgtggttaccccaaatgttctttttggatttcaataacaattgttaagatctacatttcgtgcataatcataaaccggggcaaaaatacctttgaattagtaggcaccgtccttaatagctTAAATCCTCTTAGCCAATACCTACCCAATGTTGGGTCataattagggaccttaagatctacgacggcgacgtcgacgaaaacgtcaccttaaaatataactttgttCTAGTATAATGGTTGGCTCTAATGTAATGGTTGACGGGTTCAAGTCTGCTGAAAAAAACACATCATCTGCGGAGTGCCTCAAGGGTCCGTACTTGGCCCGTTGCTGTATCATGTGTTGTACACAGCACCAGTTGCCGATATTATCAGGCGCTATGGTCTGGGATTTCATTTTTACGCAGATGGCACCCAGTTATATCTGGCTTTTGAGCAAAGTATTCCCGACCAGCTGGTTTTTTTAGCATATATTGAACATTGCGTTACGGAGATTGACACATGGATGCTATGCAATAGGCTGAAACTCAACGGTGAGATCTAGACGACGGACGGAATAGTTGGTGCTAAGCGCACAACATCGCTCACGTCCAGAAATCAACGATATCCAAGCTTCCAACGAAGGCATTCAGCCATCTACCTCAGCTAGAAATATTGGTGTGATCTTTGATCAGCACATGCCTCTTGAGCAGCATCTTGTCAGCTTAAAAACTGCCTCTTGAAATGTGACACTGAAATTCTCGCACATGCTCTTATAACCTCAAGATTAGACAACTGCAATTCCTTGCTATACGgacttccaaagttttggatcGCCTCCAAAATGTTCAGAATTCCGCTGCTCGATGAGTGACAAGAGAGACGAAATTCCTGCACATCACTCCAATCCTCAAGCAGCTGCATTGGCTGCCTGTCTAAAAACGCATTGAGTTCAAGATACTGTTAATCACATTACATAACTGACATATTGCAACCTTACTTACCATCAAGAACGCTACGTTCTGCAACAAAGAATCTGTTTAAGTTGTAGTACCACGAACCAACCTGGTCAAGTATGGCGAAAGTTCGTTCTCTTACGCTGGCCCCAAACTATGGAATGAACGTCCAGATAATATACCCGAAGCTAAAGACCTAACTACATTTAAATCAAAGTTAACGGCGTTCCTTTTTAGGACTATTTTCTGTTAGTTTATCCCTTTTAAAGCTGTAAAGCGCTTTGAgcttaagagcttctgcctgagagaccggggcagacttggaaatgaaggtcggccgattccGCTTAAAATTATTAcgcaaagtacttatgtcgacttatgtaatatgccaaagtttcagcttcaacgacttttttttagtcgagttctggatatcagcctttcaggggtccccagaggctgattttcagtgcaattttggccacttttaaatctctcttttagcaacatgaaattaatttcaggcaaaaaacaaaaccatctttttaaagccctatccttaggcttttatgggtgagaacattagctcatggaaatttttcgctagcctgtggctgttattacaacttggtcatatttgaagcatatgggaagcaaccggaaatggcctgtttttcagaccaaatattttccatgcccatgttttatatcttgaggtcttagtatccctgcaaagttcagcccttagtttagtaatatcaagaaaaaaatactaaggttgaggaaTTAAAGACGATTTGTGATATGTCCACGTCACCGCCGAATATTCACCCGTTTgcgtaaatattcagtaaacaaatcatgccattgaggttcttatacaagttctatcataatcattctctgcaatatcaaggagacgaatctgcacgagaaaacaactgcactgaattccaagtcagtcatagccagccaaactacaatgacctcgccacgtacggtattaatcgacctgtgtatatctaactcgcaacgatgcacttgcgaccaatttatcgctggggctaaagtttgTCTGTAAAAGAtaagccaggtaagcgttttttgtaagcgaatttatccagacactttgcacTTTGGAAGAGcgactgcaatttgtgttagacgattagctttaatTGTATTCGAAATTTCTTAACGGTTCAAAGCggttctcaagtagtgtcacgacagatgttgtggttgcatttaaagagaccgataagttcttttttcttcagaaaatattcaagcccaaacaggtgggttgtagtactactgaatggaactacaaagcttgcttatatcctgatttaattagcgcttcattactacgggccacagacgtgatacgttgaacaaGTTGAACAAAGtagataaacttaacattgcagtttggacgaaaaagatgcaattttgcattgtgatataccggcaagagatgtgttgttaggtaaataaagagttttcgcaacggccctattgtccgtaatttccaagacttcttccaagaaatttataaccgctgtcggaccactatctgatcggtcctaaaacaatcacataaaaatttcttattaacggcaagtcttttcggtgacaattaacttcagagtctcttaccctaaccataacttggaaggaaaaaaaaaatcgaaattaaatggctgatttttgcagacacgctttgttgaaactttaaacggaagtggcctggttagccatcttctcgtaagtttttttcttagtaaaaagcctcaatcttagtatttttttcttgatactacttaactaagggctgaactttgcaaggatactaagacctcaagatgtaaaacatgggcatggaaaatatttggtctgaaaaacaggccatttccggttgcttcccatatgcttcaaatatgaccaagttgtgataacagccacaggctagtgaGAAAAAATTCCATGAGCTAATgatctcacccataaaagcctaaggatagggctttaaaaagatggttttgttttttgcctgaaattaatttcatgttgctaaaagagagatttaaaagtggccaaaattgcactgaaaatcagcctctggggacccctgaggggctgatatccagaactcggctaaaaaaagtcggtgaagctgaaactttggcatattacataagttgacataagtactttgtgtaccaattttaagcggaatcggccgaccttcatttccaagtctgccccggtctctcaggcagaagctcttaaggaTATAGCGCTATATAGGTTTattatattgttattttttattagTATAAGTCTTTGCGATTATTTCATCTCGTCCAcatcgtacaatgtgggcgaagtatcctaaacataaATCGGTAAGAGCGGTCTCAGActgaaatagagaatgaaagattctttgTTGCATGCtctcgttgtcgtcaaaacctaaactTTGGTGATTGTACGTCTTCGTCATGCAGAGTACCGCTAAATTATGAACTAAAATatgtgccgcacgtgcagcacgatt is a window of Montipora foliosa isolate CH-2021 chromosome 5, ASM3666993v2, whole genome shotgun sequence DNA encoding:
- the LOC138002501 gene encoding putative ATP-dependent DNA helicase Q1, with the translated sequence MALAFLICVQKVLLSAGYDDIILKVKQVICLESLYLKKDLVAVLPTGYGKSLVFQVLPRLLREREKTRATTSVTKSVVLAVSPLNALMYDQISKLRARGVETAVLGVKKGIDADSPVISQWEGARESITKAGYEIVFCLPEAFLSFNNRLEVLQSSVYLSAIKAVVVDEAHCILEW